A window of the Amblyraja radiata isolate CabotCenter1 chromosome 5, sAmbRad1.1.pri, whole genome shotgun sequence genome harbors these coding sequences:
- the gen1 gene encoding flap endonuclease GEN homolog 1 produces the protein MGVHDLWQILEPVKENVPLHNLKGKTLAVDMSLWVCEAQTVKGMMGTVIKPHLRNLFFRTSYLTLMDVRLIFVTEGAAPKLKADTMSKRNEIRRGGSRKPGSCIVRTGRSHFKSVLKECCEFLDYLGNPWVCAAGEAEAMCAYLNENGYVDGCVTNDGDAFLYGAQTVYRNLTINTKDPHVDCYRMSAIKSKLGLDRDALVGLAILLGCDYLPKGVPGVGKELALRLVETLNGQSLLQRFKLWKGEFDEISTRDSIVKKVHCSVCRHPGLASDHATKGCHLCSSDQSCLPHSSDYQCPCNWHRAEEKRKTNPLENIIKKKAKACEHFPFKEVIREFLISKDHPIQKAQWRRPNLLLLQNFALNKMEWRRHYTCEKVLPLLSHHDMMEKRMGKRNPWHLQPVSIIKTRIRNGIPFYEILWVKPENYVYSDEQPEDSQCTVTTLEEQHLFEATYTDITAQFHREKAEEKEKKHKKGKSKKKDKTTPVPDEITQLMSTMSLQPVDQSLDAKRQLDLKNADQQTNPSNGTHLTTSIGFSTEYSVLPKDFWRESTIDISQSAKHHSAEEEKFDSESLFLKASENGMSPSTVSPSASLLVAEMHLSDIDWSQSFSTPHSGRSPVIQTEQAQLVNNGNCVPISSSIKSMEDDAWKKNPVVPSQECVRKNMELFYEDTPMLQDFNHLPLKERILLKNSCQVLSLPRANSNSSENNNLPGSASIKSDIPSAEADSKSLIEAKLASNSNKEKLARDSFSETRHAQQEGKEIYISKKIAGHHSKPWTVPKKKVIKDSRENVFGTCDPVLYSYQILNPECITSAVEEKKSCKPIRTKTANGCRATIAPKGVYYTIYSSSEDSDSEISKNVNQKQGIHLRAGENTVIPFCTAQHNQPHVQQNKCRPTIDRICNTNSRCEVDNATVLRNNDQTQSMPKYNKVKSNRVISQKNTCGSDSILLKLPLSSVENQKNPGDNDDSIIVISDSPLPLSERLKL, from the exons ATGGGCGTTCACGACTTGTGGCAGATTTTGGAGCCTGTGAAAGAAAATGTTCCATTGCACAATCTGAAAGGGAAAACATTAGCTGTGGATATGAGCTTGTGGGTCTGTGAGGCTCAGACAGTAAAAGGCATGATGGGAACAGTTATCAAGCCTCATCTCAG AAATTTATTTTTCCGTACTTCATATCTCACTTTGATGGATGTGAGACTTATCTTTGTAACAGAAGGTGCCGCACCAAAATTGAAGGCTGACACGATGAGTAAAAGAAATGAGATACGACGTGGCGGGTCCAGAAAGCCAGGGAGTTGTATTGTTCGGACAGGAAGATCTCATTTTAAATCTGTTCTTAAAGAG TGCTGTGAATTTTTGGATTATTTGGGTAACCCATGGGTTTGTGCAGCTGGTGAGGCTGAAGCtatgtgtgcctatctaaatgaaaATGGATACGTCGATGGATGTGTCACCAATGATGGTGATGCTTTTTTATATGGAGCACAGACTGTGTACAGAAACTTGACTATAAACACAAAG GATCCACATGTGGACTGCTACAGAATGTCAGCCATAAAATCCAAATTAGGGCTTGACCGAGATGCGCTAGTTGGTTTAGCCATTCTGCTTGGATGTGATTACCTACCAAAG GGGGTTCCAGGAGTTGGGAAGGAACTGGCTTTAAGGCTGGTTGAGACATTAAATGGGCAGAGTCTACTTCAAAG GTTTAAACTGTGGAAAGGAGAGTTTGATGAAATTAGTACTCGTGATTCAATTGTTAAAAAAGTACACTGCTCGGTGTGCCGACACCCAG GATTAGCCAGTGACCATGCAACAAAAGGTTGTCATTTGTGTTCAAGTGATCAGTCCTGTTTACCACACAGCAGTGACTACCAATGCCCTTGTAATTGGCATCGGGCAGaggaaaagagaaaaacaaaccCATTGGAGAATATCATCAAAAA AAAAGCAAAAGCTTGTGAACATTTCCCATTCAAAGAG GTGATCAGGGAATTTCTTATCAGTAAGGACCATCCAATTCAAAAAGCTCAATGGAGGCGCCCAAATCTACTATTACTTCAG AATTTTGCTTTGAATAAAATGGAGTGGCGTAGGCACTACACATGTGAAAAAGTCCTGCCATTACTTTCACATCACGATATGATGGAGAAAAGAATGGGTAAAAGGAATCCATGGCATTTACAGCCTGTGAG TATCATCAAAACAAGAATTCGAAATGGGATTCCATTCTATGAAATCCTATGGGTAAAACCAG AAAATTATGTTTACTCGGATGAACAGCCTGAAGATTCTCAGTGTACTGTGACAACCCTAGAGGAGCAACATTTGTTTGAAGCAACGTACACAGATATTACTGCTCAATTTCACAGAGAGAAAGCTGAAGAGAAGGAGAAGAAGCATAAAAAAG GTAAAAGTAAGAAAAAAGACAAGACCACACCAGTGCCTGATGAAATTACTCAACTAATGTCGACAATGAGTTTACAACCTGTTGATCAAAGTTTGGATGCAAAAAGGCAACTTGATCTAAAGAATGCAGATCAACAAACAAATCCTTCCAACGGGACACATCTGACTACTTCTATTGGCTTTTCTACTGAATATTCTGTGTTGCCCAAAGATTTCTGGAGGGAATCCACAATTGACATTTCACAATCTGCAAAACATCACAGTGCAGAAGAAGAAAAATTTGATAGTGAGTCGTTATTTCTCAAAGCATCAGAAAATGGGATGAGTCCCTCTACTGTTTCTCCATCAGCGTCTTTATTGGTTGCAGAGATGCACTTAAGTGATATAGACTGGAGTCAATCATTTAGTACACCACATTCAGGGCGTTCTCCGGTAATACAAACTGAACAAGCTCAGTTAGTGAATAATGGGAATTGTGTTCCCATTAGCTCTTCCATCAAATCAATGGAGGATGATGCCTGGAAGAAAAATCCTGTAGTGCCTTCTCAAGAATGTGTTAGAAAAAATATGGAATTATTTTATGAGGATACGCCCATGCTGCAGGATTTTAATCACCTGCCTTTAAAAGAGAGAATTCTATTGAAGAATTCATGCCAGGTTTTATCTCTGCCTCGGGCAAACTCTAATTCAAGTGAAAACAACAATTTGCCAGGTTCTGCTTCCATTAAAAGTGATATACCATCTGCTGAAGCAGATTCTAAGTCTCTTATTGAGGCCAAACTCGCAAGTAATTCCAATAAAGAGAAACTCGCCAGGGATTCATTCTCAGAAACTCGACATGCTCAGCAAGAGGGAAAGGAAATATACATTTCTAAGAAAATTGCAGGTCATCATTCCAAACCATGGACTGTACCCAAAAAGAAGGTGATAAAAGATTCAAGGGAAAACGTTTTTGGAACTTGTGACCCAGTATTGTATTCGTACCAAATTTTAAATCCAGAGTGCATCACATCTGCAGTGGAGGAAAAAAAATCATGCAAACCGATCAGAACGAAAACAGCGAATGGATGTAGAGCAACAATTGCACCAAAAGGTGTGTATTACACCATATATTCATCTAGCGAAGATAGTGATTCAGAGATTTCAAAAAATGTGAACCAAAAGCAAGGCATCCATTTAAGAGCTGGAGAGAACACAGTAATCCCATTCTGCACTGCACAACACAATCAACCTCATGTTCAGCAGAATAAATGCAGGCCTACCATTGATAGAATTTGTAATACCAATAGTCGGTGTGAAGTAGATAATGCTACTGTTTTAAGGAATAATGACCAAACACAATCAATGCCCAAGTACAACAAAGTTAAGAGCAACCGTGTCATCTCCCAGAAAAATACTTGTGGCAGTGACAGCATTCTGCTGAAATTGCCTTTGAGCAGTGTGGAAAATCAGAAAAACCCTGGTGATAATGACGATTCCATTATAGTAATAAGTGACAGTCCCCTTCCACTTTCTGAAAGACTAAAGCTTTAA